The DNA window CGCTATGGGTTTTGGATGCGGCTTATATGCCGGGGGTATTAATCGAACTGGGTTTTTTGTCTAACTTTGAAGAGGGGAAATTTCTGAATTCCGATGAAGGACAATACAAAATGGCGCTTCAAATTGCAAACGCCATTAAATCCTACAAAAAAGATTACTTGGGGGAAGAGGGAGTCCGTTCTACGCCAACAGAAGTGAAAGAAAAACCCGTACATCCGATAGAAACCAGTGAAAAATTGAAAACCGACTCTTCAAAAAAGGATTCGATTTATAAAATACAACTTTTTGCAGGGACACAAAAAATTGAATTGGATTCTAAATCCTTTAAAGGGCTGAAAAATATTTCAACTACCTTTAGCAATAATATGTATCGGTATATGTATGGAGAAACGACCAATAAGGAAGAGGCTAAAAAACTGAAATCGGAGGCTCAAAAAACGGGGTTTTCTGGCGCATATATTGTTCTGATCAAGGATGGGAAAGCAAGCCCAGTCAAAGACATCGATAAATTCTAATACCTAATTTGAAAAATAATGCAAGTAGTGAAAAAAAATAGAATAGCGGCCATCGTTTTTTTCGTGACGACATTTTTTGTGTTTAGCGCTGCTTTTAGTCAAAATTTGTTTCGTGTAGCTTTAGATGCGGGGCACGGCGATCACGATTTTGGGGCCAATTATGGCGGTCGAATCGAAAAAAACATCAACTTGGCTTTGGTGCTTAAGGTTGGCAAAATTTTAGAACAAAACCCTAAGATAGAGGTTATTTACACCCGTACTACCGATGTTTTTATCGATTTAATCGAACGAGCCAATATTGCAAATCGCGCCGATGCCACAATTTTTGTTTCCATTCATTGCAATGCCAACAAGAATACCGCTGCTTCAGGAACCGAAACTTATGTGATGGGGATGAGTAAAGTAGCCTCGAATCTAGAAGCGGCAAAAAAGGAAAACTCGGTAATTACTTTAGAAAAAGATTACAAACAAAAATATGAAGGTTTCGATCCGAATTCTCCCGAAACGATGATCGGTATGACCTTGATGCAGGAAGAATATTTAGATAACAGTATTGCATTGGCAAGTAAAATTGAAGATCGATTTGCCGATTTAGGAAGAGAAATTCGGCAAGGCGGCGTAAAACAAGCTCCATTTATGGTACTGCACAAGGCCTATATGCCAAGAGTTTTAGTCGAAACGGGCTTTATTTCGAATACTGTTGAAGGTAATTATCTAA is part of the Flavobacterium nackdongense genome and encodes:
- a CDS encoding N-acetylmuramoyl-L-alanine amidase family protein, whose translation is MQVVKKNRIAAIVFFVTTFFVFSAAFSQNLFRVALDAGHGDHDFGANYGGRIEKNINLALVLKVGKILEQNPKIEVIYTRTTDVFIDLIERANIANRADATIFVSIHCNANKNTAASGTETYVMGMSKVASNLEAAKKENSVITLEKDYKQKYEGFDPNSPETMIGMTLMQEEYLDNSIALASKIEDRFADLGREIRQGGVKQAPFMVLHKAYMPRVLVETGFISNTVEGNYLNSEEGQNDIARAIADAIVSYKREYFGADATDNYNERPSQTTPAAAVNENVAPVVEKPVVKEEAPAIVFKVQLMTSKKKLELQSSNFKGLEGITVVADGKYFKYMFGAAATFEEAQKLLAEAKSKGYDSAYLIALKNGQLITVQEAIK